The following is a genomic window from Nitrososphaerota archaeon.
TCCCAACCGGGAGCCCGAACACGAACCCAGCGGGGACCGTGATGGCAGGATAGCCAGCGAGAGCCGTGGGCTGTGATGAGCCTCCCAATCCGTGGTCTCCGTTGACATGGTCGATTACCCACGCGGGAGATGTCGTGGGGGCCACCAAGGCGTCTAACTGGTGCTTCTCCATAACGTCGTCTATTCCCCTTTCCCTGGAGCGGCGGCGGTTCTTCTTCAGCGCCCGGAGGTATTTCCCGTCCTTCAGGCCCTTGGTCTCCTGCGCCTTCAAGAACAGGTCCTGGCCGAAGTACTTTAGCTCCTCCTCCCCGTGGTCTTTGTTGAACCCTATCACGTCATTCAGCGACCTGACCTTTGATTTCTCCAGCCCTGCGAGGTAGCCGTCTAGGTCCGTCTTGAACTCATAGAGGAGCACGGTCATCTCGTCCTCTGACGACGACATCTCTTTCGCAGTCGGGATGTCAGCAGGGTCGATTATCTTCGCTCCCAGCTTCCGCATCTGCCCTATTGCGGCTTCTACGATCTCATCAGTCCTCTCACTGTAGCCGTAGTACCCTTGGCGTGGCACTCCGATGCGGGCACCTCTGAGCCCATCGCGGTCGAGGAATTTCGTGTAGTCTCTGTGTAACCTGCCCGCACTCGTACGCGTCTCGGGGTCGTCTCTGTCGACGCCCGTCATGGCTCCGAGCATGGTCGCGGCGTCTGCCACCGTCCGCGCCATGGGGCCGACAGTGTCCTGGCTGTGGGCTATGGGGACCACTCCGGCTCTGGAGATGAGGCCCAGCGTAGGCTTGATACCGACTATCCCGTTGACGGAGGACGGGCACAATATCGAACCGTCGGTCTCGGTCCCGACGGCGCAGGCCGCGAGGTTCGCAGCCACGGCCACAGCCGAGCCGGAGCTAGAGCCACACGGGGACCTGTCGAGGGCGTAGGGGTTGAGCACCTGGCCTCCTCTCCCGCTCCAGCCGCTGGAGGAACCGCTCGACCTGAAGTTCGCCCATTCGCTCAGGTTGGACTTCGCGAGGATGACCGCCCCGGCCTTCCTCAGCCTCCGAGCTGCGAACGCCTCCTTCTTCGGGCGGGATCCCACCAGAGCCAGGGACCCGGCGGTCGTCTCCATCTTGTCAGCGGTCGTAATATTGTCCTTGAGCACTACGGGTATCCCATGCAGCACCCCGCGGGGGCCCTTCCTTTCCCTCTCGTCATCCAGGCTGCGGGCGATTTCCAATGCGTCGGGGTTCACCTGGATGATCGAGTGCAGGCCGGGGCCGTGCGCGTCCAACGCCTCTATCCGCCGAAGATACCAGCCGACGAGCTGTTCGGAGGTGATTCGACCGCGGTCCATGGCGGCCTGGAGCTCAGAGATTGTCGCCTCCTCAAAGGACTTCGGCAATTGCCCGTCGAAGCCGAACTGCATCTGTAAAACCATTTGGTATCCGGCCTGGTCCCACTTGGTCGGATTCCGGGCCTCTACGGGATGATGAGCGCGAAGTGGGTCAACAGGGTGTCTGTGACAAGTCCGGTGTACGAAGGCTACTGGCAGACCAGATGGTGGACAAACAGCGCGGCGATATACACCGAAGCTTTCGTCGTCCTTCCCTCGACCTCATCTGCAAGCATATCCCAGGCGGAGGTTCAACCATTGTCGCCGGGTACGCGTTCGCTGGTGACAGGGGGTATCCAAGGCGGAGGTCAACTTCGACAACTGAATGACATGGGAAGAGGCGGAGTTGAAACCTCACATCTCCGACCTGACTCGGGCCCTCTGGGCCTACGAGTGGACCCCCGCTGGTCTGGGCGAATACTAGGTAATCGCAAGGGCCGCGGACGGGACAGGGCAGGTCCAGACATCTCGGTCGAGGGGGACCTTCCCTAACGGGGCCACAGGGTACGTCCCGAGGACCCTCCAGGTCACCGACTAAAAGGCCAAAGCACGGCATCGGGTGGCGCCGAAGCGATGGCCTGGGAGAAGGAAGGGTACACGACGGTCGAAGATGCACTCCGCAAGGTGAAACGGTGTCTCCGGGCAGAGGTGAAGACAGAGACCGTCGCGACGAAAGAGTCGTTCGGCAGGATCGCAGCGCGCGATCTCTTCTCTCCCTCTGACATGCCGCCGTTCGACATCTCCCACATGGACGGCTTCGCCGTCATTGCCTCGGACCTGAAAACGGCGACGAAAACCAGGCCGACGGTCCTGAAGATGGCGGGAGAATCGAAGCTCGGAGCAAAACCGGGGCCGTCAGCAAGGCATCGGCAGGCCATCCACGTCTTCACCGGAAGTCCCGTTCCCCCAGGGGCTGATGCAGTGATACCTCTTGAGCGGGCGGAGGTGCGGGAGGGCGTGATTTCCGTGGCCTACCCCCCAGACCGCGGGAGCTTCGTTTATGCGAAAGGGAACGATCTTCGAAAGGGGGAGAGGGTGGTGAAAAAGGGGCAGACCATCAGGGCCCAGGACGTAGGCGCCCTCCTGAGTCTCGGTCTGAAGAAGGTGCGCGTGAGGCGGAGGCTCCTGGCTTCGGTGATAGCAACAGGAAGCGAGCTGACAGACGAAGTGGAGCCGGCACAGGAGAAGGTGGTTAACAGCCACGGCCCGTACTTCCTCTCGCTTTTGCATGCCTTGGGGTGCGTCCCGGTCGACATGGGGGTTGCGAAGGACGACCCGGCCGAGATACGGGGCGCACTACGGACGGCATTGGCGAGGTCGGACTTCGTCCTCACTCTGGGTGGAACTTCGGTTGGGCGGGCGGACCTGGTGGGGGAGGCTGTCAGGTCCCTGGGCCCGGCTGTCTTCGTCCAAGGGATCAAGATGGACAGGGGTAGGGTGGCGGGCATCGCAGTCATCGAGGGGAAGCCTGTCCTGATGATGCCGGGGCCGATACAGGGGGCAATGAATGCCTTCGTCCTCCTCGGCGCCAGGGTGATCGGTTGGTTGCAGGGGGGCGGAAAGATAGGGGTTGAAGTGAGCTGTCCTCTGGAAGGCCAATGGGAGGCCAGGAAGAGGTTCTCCCACTTCAGAAAGGTGCTCTACGTCAAGCTCGTCCCTGGGGACCGGACGTCCGCCCGGCCTCTAGCTGGAGACACCGAGTCAATCAAAGTCCTGTGCGAAGCGGATGGCTACGTGGTAGTGCCAGAGGAAGTCGCCCACCTCGCAGAAGGGAGCGTCGTCCGGGTCAACCTCTTTCCCGGGTTCTCCTTCTAGGCCTCGATGGGCTCTCCCTTCGTCCAAGCCTCTCCGCCGCCGGGGAGGCTCTCTCTCTTCCAGAGGGGAAGAGTCCGCTTTATGGTGTCTATGGCGTACCTGCACGCCTCGAACGCCTCGGCCCTGTGCTCCGAGGCTACAGCCACTGCCACGCTCACCTCCCCGATGCGGAGCCTGCCATACCTGTGGACCATCACCATCTTCCTGACGGGCCATTTCATCCTCACTTCAGCCTCAATGGCTGACATCTTCTTCTCAGCCATCCCCCTGTAAACTTGGTACTCCAGCCCTCTGACCGCCTTCCCTTCGTTCCTGTCCCTGACAGTCCCGAGGAAGAGCGCCGTCCCTCCGGCCGAGGGGTCCCGCACCGCCCGCAGGATCTTCGCGACGTCGATGGGGGCTCTGGTTATCCTGACGGTCGAGGCCAACCTATCCTCCCGCCACCGGAGGGAGCACTCCGACTTCGTCCCCTTCGTTGAGCGCAGTCCCGAGTTCAGCGACGTCGAAATTGACCGAGAACTTGAGCGACCCTCTCAGAGAGCTCAGGGCAGGGTGCGCCTCCTCCAGCATCCTGGCCAGGTCTCGCACTGACGACCCGACGGGGACGGTCACGGCCTCGGACTCGGCAGACGCAAGCTCCCTGGCCGAGGCGAAGTACCGCACTTTCAACCTCGTATGTCGTCACCCTCCAATGGCGTTCATGTTCCTGGGCTTGGCCCAGCCGTCGTTTATCCAGGGCATATATCCCACCCCATCCGGCTTCTTCCAGACCGCGGCCAGAATCTTCTTCGCCAGCTCCTCGTCGCTCGCGCCGTTCCTAACCGCGCCCCTGAGGTCGTGATATTCGGTGTCGAAGAGGCACGACAGCAGCTTCCCGTCAGCCGTGAGCCTGACCCTGTCGCAGTCGTCGCAGAACGGCTCGCTCATGGGCGTAATCAATCCGAGGCTCCCCTTCCCATCCTCGAACTCCCAGAGCGCAGAAGTTTCCGCAGACCCTCGCCCCCGGTGGACCATCGGATACTTGGCCGACACCCTGTCGACTATCTCCTTTCCGCTGACCACCCTGTCGTGGCTCCAGATGCCAAGCCCGTCGAGGGGCATGAACTCTATGAACCGTATCGCAATACGCCGCTCGCGGGCATATTCGACCAGCTCAAGCATTTCGTCGTCGTTGAAGCCACGTATGGCCACCGAATTGATTTTCACCGGGTTCAGCCCCTCGCCCACGGCCTTGTCGATGCCGCGGAGGACCCTCGGGAGGGCGTCGATGCCAGATATCTTGGCGAACCTGTCTGCCCTGAGGCTGTGGAGGCTTACTGTGACCCCTCTCAGCCCGGCATCCCGAAGCTGCTTCGCCTTCTGCTCCAGGTGCCATCCGTTGGTCGTCATGTCCACGCTCCGAATGCCCTGGACTTGCACAAGCGACTTCACCAGGCGCTCTAGGTCCCTTCGAAGGAGAGGTTCCCCACCGGTGACTCGAATCTTCTCTATCCCGAGCGAGGCCAGTACCCTCGCTATCCTCTCGACCTCCTCGAAGCTCAATATCTCTTCCTGTGGGATCCATGACACCTTGTCCTTATCGGGCATGCAGAACAGGCAGGCGAAGTTGCACCGGTCCGTGACTGAAATCCTCAGTTTCTTGGCGACTCTCCCCTTCCTATCCAGCAGCTTCCTTCCACCGACTGCGGCCCCTTCCATCTGAGGCCGAACCACACCGTCTCCGTAAAAACGTTCCCGGCGAGGGAACGGCTATAACGGGCGGAGTGGAACTGACGGGACGTGCCATACCGTCAGGCCGACGTCTCGGAGAAGCCGGTGATCTACCGGGAGGCTACCGCGACCGGGAGGATTCGGCTGAAGAAAAGGACCATCAGTCTCATCAGGAAGGGAGAATTGGCGAAGGGGGACCCTGTCTCCCTTGCGGCGATGACCGCCATAACCGCGGCCAAAAAGACACCCGAAATCGTCGCCCTCTGTCACCCCCTCAGAATCGAAATGATCGAGCCGAAGGTGAAGGTCGGGGACGGGTGGGTAGAAGTGACCGTCAGGGTCGCAGCCCACGAGAAGACCGGAGTCGAAATGGAGGCGCTGACCGCGGTCTCAGTCGCGCTGCTCAACATATGGGATGTGACCAAGGCTTACGAGAAGGACTCCAGCGGCCAGTACCCAAGTACGCTCATCGAGTCCATCAAGGTCATCAGCAAAGTGAAGGGCGGAAAGTGAACCCCCCCGAGGAGCATAGGAAGGCCGGGGCGAGGAGGCTGAGGGCGAGGGTGTTCACGGTGAGCACGAGCAGGTACACGGCGATGAAGGAAGGGGGGAAGTTCACCGACGAATCGGGAGACGTCGCCGAGGAAGAACTGAAGGAAGCCGGACACGACATCGCATCACGCAGACTCATCTCTGACGACGCCAAGATGCTCCGGGGGGCGGTGAGTGAGTTCCTTTCTAGCAAAGACGACGTGCTCCTGTTCACCGGTGGGACCGGCGTTTCGAGCCGCGACATAACGATAGAGACGGTAAGGCCATTCTTCGAGAAGGAGCTTGATGGCTTCGGAGAGCAGTTCAGACGGGTCAGCTTCGACGAGGTGGGAGCCGCGGCTATGATGACCAGAGCTACCCTGGGGGTGGCGAAGGGGAAGCTCATCCTCTGCCTGCCAGGGTCGCCCAGCGCAGTAAGGACAGCTCTGAGGGAGGTCGCAGGGGAGCTGCCCCACGCCGTGCACATAGCCCGCAGTTAGTGTCCGGCGGTACTCGGGCACGGCAGAAGAGCGTCCGGACCCGTAAATCCGTCCCTAGAAGACGGGGAAGTCAGGGTCCACGGTGTCTGCCCAGGCCCGGACCCCTCCACGAAGGTTCCTGGCCGTGTACCCCTTCGACGCGAGGAAGTCGACGGCGACGGCGCTCCGGGTCCCCACCAGACAGTATGCTATGATGGGGTCGTTGACATTCAGCTCTCCGAGCCTCTTCTCGAGCTCTCCTAGAGGGATGTGCTTCGACCCCTCGAGCTCACCGAAGCTGTTTTCGAACGGCTCCCTGACGTCGAGGAGCTGGATCTTCTTTCCTTCATCCAGCATGCGCTTGAGCTCCACGGGCGTGATCTCGCTGGGCGATGGCTCCCTCCTGAGGCCGCAGAACGCATCATAGTCGACCAGGGCTCTTATCGAAGGCTCTGGCCCGCACACAGGACACGCTTTGTTCTTCTTGAAGCGAAGCTCGTTGAATGTCATCCCTGCGGCGTCGAAGAGGACAAGCCTCCCCACCAGAGGATTGCCCCTCCCCAGCAGGAGGTTGGTCGCCTGCGCCGCCTGGATGCTCCCCATTATTCCGGGGAGGACCCCGAGTACCCCTGCCACCGAGCAGTCCTGGACCGTCTCGGGAGGAGGGGGTTCTGGGAACAGGCACCTGTAGCATGGGCCCTTCGACGCGTAGAACACCGAGGCTTGACCGTCGAACCTGAACACACTGGCATAGACGTCCGGCTTGCCTGACAGGACGCACGCGTCATTGATCAGGTAGCGGGCCGGGAAGTTATCGGTGCAGTCCAAGATGACGTCGTAGGCCGAGACCATCTCGAGGGCGTTCCCCGAGTCGAGCCTCACCCTGTGCGGCACAGGGTTCACATGCGGGTTGACTTCACGGAGCCTCTGGGCCGCGACGTCGGCCTTGCTTCGTCCGACGTCTGCTTCTGTGTAGATGACCTGTCTATGGAGGTTGCTCTTGGCTATGATGTCGTCGTCGACGATTCCCACCTTCCCTACGCCAGCTGCCGCGAGATAGACTGACGCCGGGACCCCCAGGCCTCCAGCTCCGACCACCAGGACGCTGGATCTTTTGAGCTTCCTCTGCCCCTCAGGGCCTATCTCAGGCATGGCCAGTTGCCTGCTGTATCTCTCTATCTCGTCTCTGGAAAGTTCGGCCGCGTCGGCCTGTCCGGGCATGGTCGTGGAAGGAACGCCCTCGGCGCGTTAAAAGATTTGGAGCGCTTCACGCTCCCCATAAATAGCCAGGGGTGCTCCTGACCTCGCTTGATCCACGTCAAGCTGACGGCACAGTTGAGGGACTGGACCAACGGAGTCTCCAGCCTGGAGATGGACAAGGTCCCGGACCTCCAGTCGATGGTGAGGAGCCTGGACGCCAGATTTCCGGGCCTCGGGCAGAGAATCGTCGACGATCAGGAGAAAATCAGGATCCACGTGAACATATTCGTGAACTCAGAAAACTCGAAGGACCTGCAGAGGGAGAAGACGAAACTTCGCGACGGGGACACGGTGCATATTTTACCATCTGTAGCGGGAGGATAGGGGGGAGATAGATGGCAAAGGACGACGGAAAACAGATCTTGATGGTAGGGACCCGCAAGGGCGCATTCGTCTTCACATCTGATGGCGGGCGGAGAAGCTGGAAGTTGTCAGGCCCCGAACTGAAGGGGAACGAGACCTACCACATGGCCTACGACAGGCGCAGTAAGACCATGCTTGCGTCCGTCAGCAGCAGCCACTGGGGTCCCACCGTCGCAAAGAGCAAAGACCTGGGCAAGTCCTGGAAGGTCTCCAGGACGCCGCCGAAGTTTCCGAAGGGCTCGGGCCTGTCCGTCGCGAGGATCTGGCAGATCAAGCCAGGGATAGATGACGACGAAGGAGTGGTCTACGCAGGGGTGGAGCCTGCATGCCTTTTCAGGTCGGACGACGGCGGGGAGAAGTGGACGGTCAACGAAGCCATGCTGAACCACAAGACCAGGAAGAAGTGGGAGCCAGGAGGGGGAGGGCTCTGCCTCCACACCGTGGTCCTGAGCGAGCGGCGCCCGAAGAGAATCCTGACCGCGATTTCCGCCGTAGGCGTCATGCGGTCGGACGACAGTGGAGAGACGTGGAGTTTCAAAAACAAGCACCTGCTGGCAGACTTTCAGCCGGAGAAGTACCCCGAGTTCGGCACGTGCGTACACAAGCTGGCCATCAACCAGTCCAAGCCTGACACGATTTTCCAGCAGAATCACACCGGGGTCTACAGGAGCGACGACGCAGGAGATGATTGGAAAGACGTCAGGAGCAACCTTCCGTCCCGCTTCGGGTTTCCTGCCGCCGTGGATGCGAACGAGCCGGAACGGTTCTACCTCGCGCCGCTCGAAGGCGATTTCTCCAGGATACCTCTGGGGGGCCACTTCGCGGTGTGGGCGACGGACAACGGAGGGAAGGAGTGGAGCAAGCTGGACTCGGGCATCCCCAAAATGTCATACTTCACCGTGCTGAGGGACGCGATGGTGACAGACCAGGGAGAACCCTGCGGCCTCTATTTCGGCTCCACGACGGGCCAGCTGTTCGCCAGCAGGGACCAGGGTAACAAGTGGGAGAGGATTGCGGACGGTCTCCCCCCAATACTGTCGGTTTCAATATCTCCCACATGATGTTTCTGGAGACACCAGAGGAAGACGCAAGATGAACGGGCGCAAGGTCTGCCTTTCGATGTTAGGGATAATGGCCCTGCTCGTGGGGGCAGTCTTCTCCCTACAGGGAGCGGGTACATCCCAGGGAGCTACACGTCCGGAGACCCTACTTACATCTATGTGGGATGCGGTAATCGCGGCGATAGGATTGCTGATCATCCTCGGCGGCAACTGGCCCAAGGCAGGACGACAAGTTTCCGCACCAGCGCCGCCTCGATAGGCGTCCGTCGTGGGTTGGCCCCTCCCTAAGACGGTCACCTTGCCAGGATGTCGTACCCGCACTGCAGAGACTGCCCGGGGGCAAGCACCGTCAACCCTATGCCGTTGTTGTAAGCGTCCGGGAGCCCGGTGTATGGCTCGATGGCTACCGACTCTCCCTCGGCATATTTTCCGTCGTACACGACGAAGTAGGGCATCCCTCTCCGGACGAGCGTCAGTTCTCCTCCTTCCCTCTCGAGCCTGATCTCCCCGTCAGTCCTGAAGCAGTCGTCAAGGGCCGTTTCCCGACATACTCCTTCGAACGAGAACCTGTCCGTCCTCCCTGTGGGGAAGAAGCCATCATTCAGCTCATACTTCACCACATCAGACCCCGGCTTGATTTTCCAGTCCCTGGCCCTGAAGTACGGATGGAATCCAACTGTCACAGGGGCGTCGCCTCTCCCCGAATTCTCAAACACGCAGTCTGTCGAGAAACTTCTCTCGCCCATGGCGTAGGTTATTGTCGCTTCGAGCTTCCCCGGATACCCCTCCCCCTCTAAGGCCGCCTTCAGCACCACCGAGCTCCTTCTCGCTTCGACGGCGTCCCAGAGGACGTCCTTGGCGAACCCATGTATCGCGTTGCCATCCTTTCCGGTGGGGAGCTGGAAATCCTCCCCTTCAAAGCCGAAACGCCCCCCCTTGACCCTGCCGGCAAAGGGAGCCAGCACGGCAATCCCGCCATGCGTCTGGGACCCGTCCCTGTTTGGCTTGACCACTTCGCTGCCTCCCAGAAACATGGCGGCGACATAGGCGCCGAACGTGTCGATGTAGGCCCTCGATGTCCCGACCTCCATGACAAGCCTGCCCATAGTAGCTTCCTGGATCCCGAGGTTTATGCGTCTTTCAGGGCCTTTTCCTGACCTCGACATCTTTTTATCCCAAAGGAGGTCCGAACCTCACGCTTGCTCAGGCATATGTCCCACGAGTTAGGGCGTGACCTTAGCGCGAAGTCAAGACAGTTCTTCGAGCTGGTCCTCCCGCCCGCCGACGTGTACGAGGACGGGTCAGACCTAGTCATAGTCGTCGACATGCCAGGTTTCCAGAAGGACGACATCAAGACGAGGCTCAACGAGTCCGCTTTCACTGTAACAGCAAAGAGGGTGACAGTGGAAAGAGACGGTGTCTCCTACATGGAACAGAGGCCCCTCAAGCTCAGCAAGAGGATTCCTCTCCCAGTCAAGGTGGAGTTGGGGGACGACGAAGTGAAGGGGAAGTACGAAGAAGGGGTCCTGACCGTCCGACTCCCCGTGAAGGGGGTCGGCAGGGTCGTAATCGAATAGCGCTATCCTCGCGCGGTCAGCGCTGCTACACCAAGCAGCACGAGAGACGCCACGAACCCCTCCTTCCCGAGCGCCCTCTGAAAGAAGAACGCCGACGCTACCAGTCCGCTCACCCCGAACCCTGCTAGAGCGCCAGAAGCGAACGGCCTTCCACCTCCCCGGGCGGGGGCCTCTGCCTTCGACCTGTACTCCTCAAGCACTCCTTTGAGGAGAGGAGCTACTTCTATGGTCGCCTCGAGCCCTGACCTGATCTTCTTGAGCTCGTCCGAAAGGTCCCGCTTGTACGCTTCATTCACCAGCCCCTCGTCCTCGAGGAGCCCCCCAAGCATGCGGACGAACCCGAAGTCTGGGTCCAGAGCCGTGCAAACTCCTTCCAGGATCGACGACATGCGCATATAGAGGACCAGGTTCCTCGGAAGCCTGAAGGGGAACTGGTAGATCGTCCTGTTGGCTATCTCCATCAGGGCCCTCACCTCGGTCTCCTCAACCCTCTTTCCGTGCATGTCAGCGATCGCCAGCTCGATGCCACGCCTCACTACCGTCCTGTTGGCGGCAGGGTCGAGGATCCCAAGCTGCAGCATCATGTCCACGACCTTGTCTGGATCCCCAGTGACCAGGGCGAGGTAGAACCTGATCAGGTTGGTTCGCGTGTCTTCGTCCAGAGTCCCCGCCATGCCATAGTCGTAGAGCACCAGCTTCCCCTCTCCCGTCACCGATATGTTCCCTGGATGTGGGTCGGCGTGGAATATCTCGTCGGTTAGCAGCATCGACAGGAACACCTGGGCCACTTTCCTCGCGAGCCTCTTCCTGTCGAGCCCCGCCGCGTCTAGGGCTTTCAGGTCCCCGATCTGGATCCCGCCGACCCTCTCCATCACCAATGCCTTCTCAGACGACGCATCTCTGTACACGTCCGGGACGATCACGCCTTTGTCCTCGCGAAGGTTCCTCTTTATCGCAAGGAGGTGTTCAGCTTCTTTCCTGTAGTTCATCTCCTCGACCACGGTCAGGGAGAACTGATCGACAATCGACTCGGCACTAACCCTCAGCCCCTTGTCGACGAGCCTCGCCACAAGGGGGACAAGCTTCTTGAGGACCTTGACGTCGACAGACACCACTTCTCGGATCCCCGGCCTGTTGACTTTGACCACCACGTCCTTCCCCTTGTAGCGTGCCCCGTATACCTGTCCGAGGCTTGCCCCCGAGATGGCTAACTCGTCGAAGGAGTCGAAGACGCTGTCTATGGGCCCCAGATCCGCCTCGATGATCGGCCTGACCTCCTCGAAGGGGGCCGGGGGAACCTCGTCCTGAAGCCTGGCGAACTCCTCCACGTAAGGCTCCGGAAGCACGTCGGGCCTGACGGAAAGGAGCTGTCCGAGCTTGACGAAAGCGGGCCCGAGCTCTATGAACGTCTCCACAGCCTTCCGTCCATGGGCCCTGTACTTCTCAGGGTGCAAGATCTTCCCTTCCGCCCTGAGTATCTCTTTCCTGTCGCTCCGGTATCTGAGCCCGACGAGGAAGAGCTTGGAGACGACCCCTATGAACCGCCGGTCTTCCTTCCCCAGGAGAGCCAATCTCTGCCGCCTCTGTGTCAGTCCGGGGCGGGCCTATTGAATGATGCGCGGTCCGGTCTCAGAGCCGAGTCCGCCCGGTTTCACAGCCGGGAGAGACACTTCGCTTACGCCTTGTTCTTGGATCCCACTTCAACGAGTTGGAACTGAGCCTGGTACCGCTTCCCGTTTATCTCAACCTTCTGGGTAGCCCAGTATCCCACGGATCCGGTCGAGAATTTCTTTTCAGGGAGGCCGATGTCGGCAACCTTCTGCGACCCTTCGTACAGCTCGATTCGAGGCATGCCTCGGGCGAGAGGCCGACCTTAGTTAAAGTCTGTCCACGACCTGATGGAACAGCCTTCCACATACGAAGTCGAGGTCTTCCTGCGGCAGCCTGCCACCGTCTGACTGTGGGAGGCAGGACGATCAGACCCCTCAGGGCTTGAACCCCGAGCCGCCTTTGAGGGTGGTCGTGTCATCGAGCCTTTCGACCCAAGCCACCAGGCCCTCGACCCGGATTACCCTGACCTTGGTTCCAGGCATCAATCTGTCTTCGCTCATGCATGTCCACTGCTCTGACCGCACCCGTGCTACGCCCCTCCTCCCCTCGCCGACCTCTCTGACGACCTCCCCCACCTCACCCACGATGTCCCACTTGGCCGTCGCTGGATGTATCTCTTCGCCTAGTTTAACGGCGAACACGGCCACCCCACCCACTAGGCACACCGACCCAAGCACTTGGAGCCCCGTCGACCTGACGTCCAATCCATAAACGAACAGCGACGCGCCCAGCACAAGGAGCACCACCACAGAGGCGATGCCGCCTATCCCCCATCTCCTGGAGTCGAACGCCGTGACAGGCCTCTCGCTCAATGGCTCTCCACGCGCCTCCCACCTGATATGAGCTCTCCGGTGCGGGACTCCGTTTGCGCGGGAGCCAACGGTTTAACATCCCCTCTGCACCCCCCGAGGATTCGCTTTGGCTTCATCCAGAGACCCGAAATTCTCCGTCAGCTACATGGACCGAAAGGCAGACCCGCGAAAGGACTTCTACCGATATGCAGCCGGACGGTGGATCAAGACTCACCCGCTCCCCCCGGACAAGTCTAGGTACGGGACCTTCAACGAGGTGGACGAGACGAACCTCCTCCGATTGAAGAGGATAGCGAAGAGGTGCTCCCAGCTCAGCAGGACGAGCCGAGCAGATTCGGTCTCAGCCCTGGTCGGAGACTTCTACAGGTCGGCCATGGACACCAGGAGAATCGAGGCCCTCAAGTTCCGCCCCATTGAAAAGATGTGGGAGCTCGCAGAAGGGATAGGGTCGGCCCACGACGCCGTCAGGGTTGTGTCCCAGCTTCACCGGATGTTCATCGAGCCCTTATTCGGAACCTATTCGGGGCCCGACGAGAAGGACAGTGGGGTCTATGCCTTCTATCTGCAGCAAGGGGGACTCTCCCTACCCGACAGGGACTACTACCTGTCTGGGACGTTCGGGAAACTCCGCCGTCAGTACCTGGAGCACATCGCCCGGATGTTCGTCCTGAAGGGGCTTACCCGGAGCCGAGCCAAAGACTGGGCCAAGAGGGTACTGCG
Proteins encoded in this region:
- a CDS encoding amidase, with the protein product MVLQMQFGFDGQLPKSFEEATISELQAAMDRGRITSEQLVGWYLRRIEALDAHGPGLHSIIQVNPDALEIARSLDDERERKGPRGVLHGIPVVLKDNITTADKMETTAGSLALVGSRPKKEAFAARRLRKAGAVILAKSNLSEWANFRSSGSSSGWSGRGGQVLNPYALDRSPCGSSSGSAVAVAANLAACAVGTETDGSILCPSSVNGIVGIKPTLGLISRAGVVPIAHSQDTVGPMARTVADAATMLGAMTGVDRDDPETRTSAGRLHRDYTKFLDRDGLRGARIGVPRQGYYGYSERTDEIVEAAIGQMRKLGAKIIDPADIPTAKEMSSSEDEMTVLLYEFKTDLDGYLAGLEKSKVRSLNDVIGFNKDHGEEELKYFGQDLFLKAQETKGLKDGKYLRALKKNRRRSRERGIDDVMEKHQLDALVAPTTSPAWVIDHVNGDHGLGGSSQPTALAGYPAITVPAGFVFGLPVGITFMGRAYSEPKLVRLAYSYEQATRHRAPPKYRSTTA
- a CDS encoding molybdopterin molybdotransferase MoeA, which encodes MAWEKEGYTTVEDALRKVKRCLRAEVKTETVATKESFGRIAARDLFSPSDMPPFDISHMDGFAVIASDLKTATKTRPTVLKMAGESKLGAKPGPSARHRQAIHVFTGSPVPPGADAVIPLERAEVREGVISVAYPPDRGSFVYAKGNDLRKGERVVKKGQTIRAQDVGALLSLGLKKVRVRRRLLASVIATGSELTDEVEPAQEKVVNSHGPYFLSLLHALGCVPVDMGVAKDDPAEIRGALRTALARSDFVLTLGGTSVGRADLVGEAVRSLGPAVFVQGIKMDRGRVAGIAVIEGKPVLMMPGPIQGAMNAFVLLGARVIGWLQGGGKIGVEVSCPLEGQWEARKRFSHFRKVLYVKLVPGDRTSARPLAGDTESIKVLCEADGYVVVPEEVAHLAEGSVVRVNLFPGFSF
- a CDS encoding molybdenum cofactor biosynthesis protein MoaE, with amino-acid sequence MASTVRITRAPIDVAKILRAVRDPSAGGTALFLGTVRDRNEGKAVRGLEYQVYRGMAEKKMSAIEAEVRMKWPVRKMVMVHRYGRLRIGEVSVAVAVASEHRAEAFEACRYAIDTIKRTLPLWKRESLPGGGEAWTKGEPIEA
- a CDS encoding MoaD/ThiS family protein produces the protein MRYFASARELASAESEAVTVPVGSSVRDLARMLEEAHPALSSLRGSLKFSVNFDVAELGTALNEGDEVGVLPPVAGG
- the moaA gene encoding GTP 3',8-cyclase MoaA, with protein sequence MEGAAVGGRKLLDRKGRVAKKLRISVTDRCNFACLFCMPDKDKVSWIPQEEILSFEEVERIARVLASLGIEKIRVTGGEPLLRRDLERLVKSLVQVQGIRSVDMTTNGWHLEQKAKQLRDAGLRGVTVSLHSLRADRFAKISGIDALPRVLRGIDKAVGEGLNPVKINSVAIRGFNDDEMLELVEYARERRIAIRFIEFMPLDGLGIWSHDRVVSGKEIVDRVSAKYPMVHRGRGSAETSALWEFEDGKGSLGLITPMSEPFCDDCDRVRLTADGKLLSCLFDTEYHDLRGAVRNGASDEELAKKILAAVWKKPDGVGYMPWINDGWAKPRNMNAIGG
- the moaC gene encoding cyclic pyranopterin monophosphate synthase MoaC — encoded protein: MPYRQADVSEKPVIYREATATGRIRLKKRTISLIRKGELAKGDPVSLAAMTAITAAKKTPEIVALCHPLRIEMIEPKVKVGDGWVEVTVRVAAHEKTGVEMEALTAVSVALLNIWDVTKAYEKDSSGQYPSTLIESIKVISKVKGGK
- a CDS encoding molybdenum cofactor biosynthesis protein MoaB, with product MGCDQGLREGLQRPVPKYAHRVHQGHQQSEGRKVNPPEEHRKAGARRLRARVFTVSTSRYTAMKEGGKFTDESGDVAEEELKEAGHDIASRRLISDDAKMLRGAVSEFLSSKDDVLLFTGGTGVSSRDITIETVRPFFEKELDGFGEQFRRVSFDEVGAAAMMTRATLGVAKGKLILCLPGSPSAVRTALREVAGELPHAVHIARS
- the moeB gene encoding molybdopterin-synthase adenylyltransferase MoeB; this translates as MPGQADAAELSRDEIERYSRQLAMPEIGPEGQRKLKRSSVLVVGAGGLGVPASVYLAAAGVGKVGIVDDDIIAKSNLHRQVIYTEADVGRSKADVAAQRLREVNPHVNPVPHRVRLDSGNALEMVSAYDVILDCTDNFPARYLINDACVLSGKPDVYASVFRFDGQASVFYASKGPCYRCLFPEPPPPETVQDCSVAGVLGVLPGIMGSIQAAQATNLLLGRGNPLVGRLVLFDAAGMTFNELRFKKNKACPVCGPEPSIRALVDYDAFCGLRREPSPSEITPVELKRMLDEGKKIQLLDVREPFENSFGELEGSKHIPLGELEKRLGELNVNDPIIAYCLVGTRSAVAVDFLASKGYTARNLRGGVRAWADTVDPDFPVF